In Pseudovibrio brasiliensis, the following are encoded in one genomic region:
- a CDS encoding DUF2312 domain-containing protein gives MSDAGGVAADQLRAFIERIERLEEEKKVIADDIKDVYAEAKGNGFDVKVMRKIVSLRKRKPHEREEEEAILDLYLHALGMAGPVEVDA, from the coding sequence ATGTCAGATGCCGGTGGTGTAGCAGCAGATCAGCTGCGCGCATTTATTGAGCGTATTGAACGTCTTGAAGAAGAGAAAAAAGTTATCGCGGACGACATCAAGGATGTTTATGCGGAAGCTAAGGGCAATGGCTTTGATGTGAAGGTTATGCGCAAGATCGTTTCCTTGCGTAAGCGTAAGCCGCATGAGCGTGAAGAAGAAGAGGCGATCCTCGACCTTTACCTGCATGCGCTTGGCATGGCTGGCCCTGTTGAGGTGGACGCGTAA
- a CDS encoding sigma-54-dependent transcriptional regulator — MAQRILIVDDDPVQRRLLEEAVKRFGYRSKSCVDGREALEILTGSAQSEIDLVILDLMMPEVDGFQVLKETREAKNAVPVIVQTANGSIETVIEAMRAGAQDFVVKPSRPERLQVSITNLLKVATLEGELTRIRKHSEGTLTFDNIVTRSEPMDRVLRLGERAASSNIPILIEGESGVGKELIARAIQGSSERRSKPFVTVNCGAIPDHLVESILFGHEKGAFTGAVDRHIGKFQEANGGTLFLDEVGELPLEVQVKLLRALQEGEVDPVGARKPVKVDFRLISATNRRLIDQVKEGKFREDLYYRLNVFPIWIPPLRDRSEDIPELTRHFLARFAAEESKPQVAGITSDTVNMLKSYDWPGNIRQLENAVFRAVVLCDGPSLTCDDFPQIAQATDTPMSYAAVTSVGNKEPQADVYSSSLSVASKWEEQQDEQFLHVEAVSAFDAEQPPFGYMRSLDGEGHVRTLTAVEEEMIRTAISHYGGRMTEVAKRLGIGRSTLYRKLKEYGLEETPENKAAH; from the coding sequence ATGGCACAGCGCATTTTGATCGTAGATGACGATCCGGTCCAACGCCGCCTGCTGGAAGAGGCAGTAAAGCGGTTCGGATACCGCTCCAAAAGCTGTGTTGATGGCCGTGAAGCGCTGGAAATCCTGACAGGGAGTGCCCAATCCGAAATCGATCTGGTCATCCTGGATCTGATGATGCCGGAAGTTGATGGGTTTCAGGTTCTAAAAGAAACCCGGGAAGCCAAAAACGCCGTCCCTGTCATCGTACAGACCGCCAATGGCAGCATCGAAACCGTCATTGAGGCCATGCGGGCAGGCGCTCAGGATTTTGTCGTCAAGCCAAGCCGCCCGGAACGTCTTCAGGTTTCCATCACCAACCTGCTGAAAGTCGCTACACTGGAAGGCGAACTTACCCGCATCCGCAAGCATTCGGAAGGCACGCTCACCTTTGACAACATCGTCACGCGGTCAGAGCCAATGGACCGTGTGCTGCGACTGGGCGAAAGGGCGGCGTCCTCCAACATCCCAATCCTGATTGAAGGCGAGTCCGGTGTCGGTAAAGAGTTGATCGCACGCGCTATTCAGGGCTCCAGCGAACGCAGGTCCAAGCCGTTTGTGACGGTGAACTGCGGTGCCATTCCCGACCATCTGGTGGAGTCCATCCTCTTCGGCCACGAAAAAGGAGCTTTCACCGGCGCTGTTGACAGACACATCGGAAAATTTCAGGAAGCCAACGGCGGCACACTGTTTCTGGATGAGGTCGGCGAACTGCCTCTGGAAGTGCAAGTCAAACTTCTTCGCGCCCTTCAGGAAGGCGAAGTGGACCCAGTTGGCGCTCGCAAACCTGTCAAAGTAGATTTCCGCCTGATCTCCGCAACCAACCGCCGCCTGATTGATCAGGTGAAGGAAGGTAAGTTCCGCGAAGACCTGTATTATCGCCTAAACGTCTTCCCAATCTGGATCCCTCCCCTACGAGATCGTAGTGAGGATATTCCTGAGCTCACTCGCCATTTTCTCGCGCGTTTTGCTGCAGAAGAAAGCAAACCTCAAGTTGCGGGCATCACTTCTGACACAGTCAATATGCTTAAGAGTTATGACTGGCCTGGCAACATTCGCCAGCTTGAAAACGCAGTATTCCGCGCCGTTGTCCTGTGCGATGGTCCAAGCCTGACATGCGATGACTTCCCGCAAATAGCTCAAGCGACTGATACGCCAATGAGTTACGCGGCAGTGACGTCTGTCGGAAATAAAGAGCCGCAAGCTGACGTCTATTCTTCATCCCTGAGTGTAGCGAGTAAATGGGAGGAACAGCAGGACGAACAATTTCTTCATGTCGAAGCCGTATCAGCCTTCGATGCGGAGCAACCTCCCTTTGGATATATGCGTTCACTCGATGGCGAAGGCCATGTACGCACCCTGACCGCCGTCGAAGAAGAGATGATCCGGACAGCCATATCCCATTATGGAGGCCGCATGACCGAAGTCGCCAAGCGTTTGGGCATCGGGCGCTCAACGCTTTATCGCAAGCTGAAAGAATACGGTCTGGAAGAAACTCCAGAAAACAAAGCAGCGCACTAA
- a CDS encoding M3 family oligoendopeptidase — protein sequence MTLKHATPFPIAYQSAEAAMTAGSLGDLPEWDLSVFYSSIEDPAIDQDMERAKELAEQFEADCKGKLAEIAGRSGDEMAEIVRRYEELEDLMGRIGSYAGLSYAGDTTDPARQKFYGDVQEKLTTASLHMLFFSLEMNKIDEAVLEEALKSEKLAYYRPWLEDLRKERPHERSEEIEQLFHEKHVTGAAAWNRLFDETISGSRYEIDGEELSIEQTLNLLQGADAELRKKAAGALSKTFAKNLSIFTLITNTLAKDKDTYDRWHNFEDIADSRHLSNRVEREVVDALVDSVRAAYPRLSHRYYAMKAKWLGVEKMHFWDRNAPLPQADTRDIPWDEAKTTVLDAYSKFSPELSSIAEEFFDKNWIDGAARPGKSPGAFSHPTVPSAHPFVLINYQGKIRDVMTLAHELGHGVHQVLAAPNGALMAPTPLTLAETASVFGEMLTFKDLLAKAETPEKRQIMLAGKVEDMLNTVVRQIAFYTFERQVHELRKEGELTSEQISAIWMSVQEESLGDAIDLEGGYENYWTYIPHFIHSPFYVYAYAFGDCLVNSLYAVYEEAEEGFQQKYFDLLKAGGTKHHSELLSPFGLDATDPAFWQKGLAVIERFIDELEEMDKA from the coding sequence ATGACACTTAAGCACGCCACTCCTTTCCCTATCGCTTATCAAAGTGCTGAGGCTGCTATGACAGCCGGAAGCCTTGGTGACTTACCGGAGTGGGATCTTTCTGTATTTTACAGCTCTATCGAAGATCCTGCGATTGATCAGGATATGGAGCGTGCGAAAGAACTGGCAGAGCAGTTCGAGGCAGATTGCAAAGGCAAACTTGCTGAGATCGCTGGCCGTTCCGGTGATGAGATGGCTGAGATCGTTCGCCGTTATGAAGAACTGGAAGACCTGATGGGTCGTATCGGTTCTTATGCCGGACTGTCCTATGCTGGTGACACCACCGATCCGGCGCGCCAGAAGTTTTATGGCGATGTTCAGGAAAAGCTGACGACCGCTAGCCTTCACATGCTGTTCTTCTCTTTGGAGATGAACAAGATTGATGAAGCGGTTCTGGAAGAGGCTCTGAAGTCAGAGAAACTGGCTTACTATCGCCCTTGGCTGGAAGACCTGCGCAAAGAGCGCCCTCATGAACGCAGTGAGGAAATTGAGCAGCTCTTCCATGAAAAGCATGTGACGGGTGCTGCTGCGTGGAACCGTTTGTTTGATGAGACCATTTCCGGTTCTCGTTATGAGATTGATGGCGAAGAACTCTCCATCGAGCAGACGCTGAACCTGCTGCAGGGTGCTGATGCAGAGCTGCGCAAGAAGGCGGCTGGTGCGCTTTCTAAAACCTTTGCCAAGAACCTGAGCATATTTACGCTGATCACTAATACGCTGGCGAAAGACAAAGACACCTACGATCGCTGGCACAATTTTGAAGACATTGCTGACAGTCGTCACCTTTCCAACCGTGTTGAGCGGGAAGTGGTTGATGCGCTGGTGGATTCCGTTCGTGCTGCTTACCCGCGCCTGTCTCACCGCTACTACGCGATGAAAGCCAAGTGGCTTGGTGTTGAAAAGATGCACTTCTGGGATCGCAATGCGCCACTGCCTCAGGCGGATACACGCGATATTCCGTGGGATGAGGCGAAGACCACTGTTCTGGACGCCTATTCTAAGTTCTCACCAGAGCTTTCAAGCATTGCAGAAGAGTTCTTTGACAAGAACTGGATTGATGGTGCGGCTCGTCCAGGCAAGTCTCCGGGCGCTTTCTCTCACCCAACCGTTCCAAGTGCGCACCCGTTTGTGCTGATCAACTATCAGGGCAAGATCCGTGATGTGATGACACTGGCGCATGAGCTGGGGCATGGTGTGCACCAGGTACTGGCGGCTCCTAATGGTGCGTTGATGGCACCAACACCGCTGACGCTGGCTGAGACTGCTTCTGTGTTTGGCGAGATGCTGACCTTCAAGGATCTGCTTGCAAAAGCGGAAACGCCTGAGAAGCGTCAGATCATGTTGGCGGGCAAAGTGGAAGACATGCTGAACACGGTGGTTCGCCAGATTGCGTTCTACACGTTTGAGCGTCAGGTGCATGAACTGCGTAAGGAAGGTGAGCTGACTTCAGAACAGATCTCAGCGATCTGGATGAGTGTTCAGGAAGAGAGCCTTGGTGATGCGATTGACCTTGAGGGCGGCTATGAGAACTACTGGACGTACATTCCGCACTTCATCCATTCGCCATTTTACGTTTACGCCTATGCCTTTGGTGATTGCCTCGTGAACTCGCTTTATGCGGTTTATGAAGAAGCCGAGGAAGGCTTCCAGCAGAAGTACTTCGATCTGCTTAAAGCAGGCGGCACCAAACACCACAGCGAACTTCTCTCCCCATTCGGCCTCGACGCTACCGACCCGGCTTTCTGGCAAAAAGGCCTGGCCGTGATCGAGCGGTTCATT
- the pyk gene encoding pyruvate kinase, protein MKRNRRVKILATLGPASSEKEAIKKLWQAGADVFRINMSHSSHEVLNNLVGRIREVEAEVGRPIGILADLQGPKLRVGTFADDAKPVLENGATFVVDANETPGDASRVYLPHPEILGSLEVGHRLLVDDGKICLRVTEASPQRCVTTVEVGGKISNRKGVSVPDTEIPVGALTEKDRADLLAALDAKVDWIALSFVQRPEDLIEVRNTTQGRVGVLAKIEKPQAIDRLSEIIELSDAIMVARGDLGVEMPLEKVPGLQKRMIRACRKAGKPVVVATQMLESMITSPVPTRAEVSDVANAVFEGADAVMLSAESAAGDFPFEAVATMDKIATEVEQDENYRSIIHAQRTEPEATGADAITAAAHQVAETLDLAAIVTYTASGGTALRASRERPATPIIAFSPEMSTVRRLTIGWGLHCVANQDAATEEDLINRACCLANNEGFAKPGQRVLVSAGVPFGTPGSTNMLRVAFVGSEDA, encoded by the coding sequence ATGAAGCGTAACAGACGGGTCAAAATTCTAGCAACTCTCGGCCCGGCGTCTTCCGAAAAAGAAGCAATCAAAAAGCTATGGCAGGCAGGTGCGGACGTTTTCCGCATCAACATGAGCCACTCCTCCCACGAAGTCCTCAACAATCTGGTTGGTCGCATCCGCGAAGTTGAAGCAGAAGTAGGCCGCCCAATCGGCATTCTCGCTGACCTGCAGGGCCCTAAACTGCGTGTTGGCACTTTTGCAGATGATGCGAAGCCAGTTCTCGAAAATGGCGCAACCTTTGTTGTAGACGCAAACGAAACTCCAGGTGACGCTTCCCGCGTTTACCTCCCACATCCGGAAATTCTCGGCAGCCTCGAAGTTGGTCACCGTCTCCTCGTAGACGATGGTAAGATCTGCCTGCGCGTGACCGAAGCATCTCCGCAGCGTTGTGTGACCACTGTTGAAGTGGGCGGCAAGATCTCCAACCGTAAAGGCGTTTCTGTTCCAGATACAGAAATCCCAGTTGGCGCTCTGACCGAAAAAGACCGCGCAGATCTGCTGGCAGCTCTCGATGCAAAAGTTGACTGGATTGCACTGTCCTTCGTACAGCGCCCAGAAGACCTCATCGAAGTGCGCAACACCACTCAGGGCCGCGTGGGCGTTCTGGCTAAAATCGAGAAGCCTCAGGCAATCGACCGTCTCTCCGAGATCATCGAGCTGTCCGACGCAATCATGGTTGCTCGTGGTGACCTTGGCGTTGAAATGCCTCTCGAGAAGGTTCCAGGCCTGCAGAAGCGCATGATCCGCGCATGCCGCAAAGCTGGTAAGCCAGTTGTTGTTGCAACACAGATGCTGGAAAGCATGATCACCTCCCCAGTGCCAACCCGCGCAGAAGTTTCTGACGTGGCAAACGCAGTGTTTGAAGGTGCAGACGCAGTGATGCTCTCCGCAGAATCTGCTGCTGGTGACTTCCCGTTTGAAGCTGTTGCGACCATGGACAAAATCGCGACCGAAGTTGAGCAGGACGAGAACTACCGTTCCATCATCCACGCTCAGCGTACAGAACCAGAAGCAACCGGCGCTGACGCAATCACTGCAGCAGCTCACCAAGTCGCTGAAACTCTGGATCTGGCGGCGATCGTAACTTACACCGCATCTGGTGGAACTGCACTGCGCGCTTCCCGTGAGCGTCCTGCAACTCCAATCATCGCGTTCTCTCCTGAAATGTCTACAGTTCGTCGCCTGACCATCGGTTGGGGCCTGCACTGTGTGGCTAACCAGGATGCAGCAACTGAGGAAGACCTCATCAACCGCGCATGCTGCCTTGCAAACAACGAAGGTTTTGCAAAGCCAGGTCAGCGCGTTCTGGTTTCTGCTGGTGTTCCATTTGGCACCCCAGGTTCCACAAACATGCTGCGCGTCGCGTTCGTTGGTTCCGAAGACGCATAA
- a CDS encoding TetR/AcrR family transcriptional regulator: MKTNFDKKKALGVFAQYGFRKTSVGDVANAVDLSRQSLYKKFGSKEELFQTIIEEYSEEIGLQALEILEEKSDDTKSRILSALDTIIGQHVDLMRNSVHGAELVQMGEQVMSSVGKGLMPQVMLKIADVIIESYDDRTKDQAEDDAFILFTLAKGLSLTVSSYAEYKDGITRAADRILG; encoded by the coding sequence ATGAAAACAAACTTTGACAAAAAGAAGGCGCTGGGTGTTTTCGCCCAATACGGCTTTCGGAAGACTTCAGTCGGTGACGTTGCAAACGCGGTCGACCTCTCACGCCAATCGCTTTATAAAAAGTTTGGAAGTAAGGAAGAGCTATTCCAGACCATAATCGAGGAATACTCTGAAGAGATCGGTCTTCAAGCATTGGAAATCCTTGAAGAAAAGTCGGATGACACCAAGTCCCGCATCCTGAGCGCGTTAGACACCATCATTGGTCAGCACGTGGATCTGATGCGAAACTCTGTACATGGCGCTGAACTGGTTCAGATGGGTGAACAGGTCATGTCATCCGTCGGCAAAGGCCTGATGCCCCAAGTCATGCTCAAAATCGCTGATGTCATCATTGAGAGCTATGACGACCGCACCAAAGATCAAGCCGAAGATGATGCTTTCATCCTCTTCACACTTGCCAAAGGGCTCTCCCTCACAGTCTCAAGCTATGCGGAATATAAAGACGGCATCACAAGAGCCGCTGATCGCATTCTGGGCTAG
- a CDS encoding L,D-transpeptidase family protein, translating into MFGRTSTSVLLAGAVFALSSTVYSAQAAIPDNFDAQLEQVNLALSNPVAQEIQKAFSKKHRRQNFHAKREAAAAKLFYENRSFQPAWILKGKLSSGALSAIETLQSAAEEGLHTADYPVPAADFNADGKATPDQIAAAELELTHSILKYAEDAQAGRVSPYAISEDITLRPERPDPIEALTSVARSAAPSQVLAAFNPPHAEYKALKKQLAELREQTENGDLEKQVVIPAGKLLKVGSKSSRVALLRERLSVPTVESHMNVYTQDLAYAVEAFQAANGLHPDGAVGPRTLLALNGRVSGDPIKDVIANMERWRWMPRDLGETHLRVNIPEFMVRLNMEGFVLYETRVVVGKRSNKTPVFSDKMQHVVVNPYWNVPYSIASKELLPDLRASNPQSYLQKGNYEIVYGGKIVDPRRVNWDAVTFKQIRIRQRPGRGNALGKIKFMFPNKHNVYLHDTPSKSLFNRSERAFSHGCVRVQNPFEFSDALMATQNTITGNYIRSLVGKKQTQVNLQKDIPVHISYFTAFVDEAGKLQRRPDIYGHNQAVIDALNL; encoded by the coding sequence ATGTTTGGTAGAACGAGCACATCAGTATTGCTCGCAGGGGCAGTTTTTGCGCTTTCATCAACTGTGTACTCTGCGCAAGCCGCAATTCCTGACAATTTTGACGCGCAGCTCGAGCAAGTAAACCTTGCTCTGTCAAATCCGGTTGCGCAGGAAATTCAAAAGGCGTTCAGCAAAAAGCATCGCCGTCAGAATTTCCATGCAAAGCGTGAGGCAGCTGCTGCAAAACTCTTCTACGAAAACAGAAGTTTCCAGCCAGCCTGGATCCTTAAAGGCAAGCTCTCATCCGGCGCTCTCTCCGCCATTGAAACTCTGCAATCCGCTGCTGAAGAAGGCCTGCACACCGCTGACTACCCGGTTCCGGCAGCTGACTTCAATGCAGATGGCAAGGCAACACCTGACCAGATCGCAGCTGCCGAACTGGAACTGACCCACTCCATCCTCAAGTACGCAGAGGACGCACAAGCTGGCCGCGTCAGCCCCTACGCGATTTCCGAGGACATCACCCTTCGCCCAGAACGCCCGGACCCGATTGAAGCGCTGACCTCCGTCGCGCGCTCGGCAGCTCCGTCACAGGTCTTGGCAGCATTCAACCCACCGCATGCTGAATACAAAGCCCTGAAAAAACAACTCGCCGAACTGCGCGAGCAGACCGAAAATGGCGATCTTGAAAAACAAGTCGTCATTCCAGCTGGTAAGCTCCTGAAAGTGGGCAGTAAAAGCTCCCGCGTTGCTCTGCTGCGTGAGCGCCTGAGTGTTCCGACCGTTGAATCCCATATGAATGTCTACACGCAGGATCTGGCCTACGCTGTTGAGGCATTCCAGGCAGCAAACGGTTTGCATCCAGACGGCGCTGTAGGCCCGCGCACTCTGCTGGCCCTCAATGGCCGCGTGAGTGGTGACCCGATCAAAGATGTCATCGCCAACATGGAACGCTGGCGCTGGATGCCGCGGGATCTGGGGGAAACCCACCTGCGCGTCAACATTCCAGAGTTCATGGTTCGCCTGAACATGGAAGGTTTTGTTCTGTATGAGACCCGCGTTGTCGTTGGCAAGCGCTCCAACAAGACACCGGTATTCTCAGACAAGATGCAGCATGTGGTCGTGAACCCATACTGGAACGTCCCATACTCCATCGCCTCCAAAGAGCTCCTGCCGGACCTGCGCGCAAGCAATCCGCAAAGCTACCTGCAAAAGGGCAACTACGAGATCGTGTATGGCGGCAAGATCGTTGATCCGCGCCGTGTGAACTGGGATGCAGTAACCTTCAAGCAGATCCGTATTCGTCAGCGTCCGGGTCGTGGCAACGCACTTGGCAAAATCAAGTTCATGTTCCCGAACAAGCACAACGTATACCTGCACGACACACCATCCAAGTCGCTGTTCAACCGCTCCGAACGCGCCTTCTCTCACGGTTGTGTTCGTGTACAGAACCCATTCGAGTTCTCAGACGCTCTGATGGCCACACAAAACACTATCACCGGCAACTACATTCGCTCGCTCGTAGGTAAGAAGCAGACACAGGTGAATCTGCAAAAAGATATCCCTGTCCACATCTCTTACTTCACTGCTTTTGTGGATGAGGCCGGAAAGCTACAAAGACGTCCGGATATTTACGGACACAATCAGGCTGTGATCGACGCTCTGAATCTTTAA
- a CDS encoding DUF1036 domain-containing protein, with translation MTVMRTSRNDFASAVTNRFRKNSLALACVAFGVLSFQQIPSAKADFRACNKTESTVNIAIGYRDGADWITEGWWTIDKNACDTLVSGDLASRYYYLYAVQTDQNGEWDGKAYMCVRQKKFTIRGIEDCVARGYERTGFFEIDTGEQSSWTVQLTEPVEQGTGGR, from the coding sequence ATGACTGTTATGAGAACATCCAGAAACGACTTCGCATCTGCTGTAACAAACCGTTTTCGGAAAAATTCACTGGCTCTTGCCTGTGTTGCTTTTGGAGTTCTGAGCTTTCAGCAGATCCCCTCTGCAAAAGCCGACTTTCGCGCATGTAATAAGACCGAAAGCACAGTCAACATCGCAATAGGCTACCGCGATGGCGCCGATTGGATCACCGAAGGATGGTGGACCATCGACAAAAACGCCTGTGACACGTTGGTGTCCGGCGATTTGGCGTCACGTTACTATTACTTGTACGCAGTACAAACGGATCAAAATGGCGAATGGGATGGCAAGGCGTATATGTGTGTACGTCAAAAAAAGTTCACCATTCGCGGTATAGAAGACTGTGTCGCTCGTGGTTATGAGCGAACAGGTTTCTTTGAAATAGATACAGGCGAGCAAAGCAGCTGGACGGTCCAGCTGACGGAGCCGGTAGAGCAAGGAACAGGTGGACGATGA
- a CDS encoding oxidoreductase has protein sequence MSTANKSSAVSDWTADQLPSLEGKTYIITGGNSGIGFEAARMLAGAGGDVVIACRNAEKGSAAQHALQAQAKGKVDLVQLDLSDLASVRSAAEIVATRYTKIDGLINNAGIMQTPELKSVDGYELQFATNHLGHFLWSGLLKPNVEAAQGRFVVVASLVHKMGKINFNDLMMRETYAPMKAYSQSKLANVMFGLELQRRLSDAGSASFVTMGHPGWSATNLQSTGPTGLMSKTYKWMNKLFAQSAEKGALPTVLAAAGVEAVPNGYYGPTKRMESVGPVGVVRIASHALNPQVARRLWDESEWLTDFKWAFY, from the coding sequence ATGAGCACAGCGAACAAGAGCAGCGCAGTTTCCGATTGGACTGCGGACCAACTGCCTTCTCTTGAGGGTAAGACTTATATCATAACAGGCGGTAACTCCGGAATTGGGTTTGAGGCAGCAAGAATGCTCGCGGGAGCGGGCGGTGATGTGGTTATCGCCTGTCGGAATGCTGAAAAAGGTTCAGCTGCCCAGCACGCGTTGCAAGCTCAAGCGAAAGGAAAAGTCGATCTGGTTCAGTTGGATCTGAGTGACCTGGCGTCCGTTCGCTCTGCAGCGGAGATTGTTGCTACAAGATACACCAAGATCGATGGGCTCATCAATAACGCTGGTATTATGCAAACGCCTGAGTTGAAGAGTGTTGATGGCTACGAGTTGCAGTTCGCGACCAATCATCTTGGCCATTTTCTGTGGTCCGGCTTGCTGAAGCCTAATGTTGAAGCTGCTCAGGGGCGGTTTGTTGTCGTTGCGAGCCTTGTTCACAAGATGGGCAAGATCAACTTCAACGATCTGATGATGCGTGAAACCTACGCGCCTATGAAAGCCTACTCACAAAGCAAGCTGGCGAATGTGATGTTTGGACTGGAGCTTCAGCGGCGTCTGTCAGATGCGGGGAGTGCATCTTTTGTCACGATGGGTCATCCGGGTTGGTCTGCTACCAATCTGCAGAGTACGGGTCCGACTGGTCTGATGAGCAAGACCTATAAGTGGATGAACAAGCTGTTTGCTCAATCTGCTGAGAAAGGTGCGTTGCCGACTGTATTGGCAGCTGCTGGTGTAGAGGCAGTGCCGAATGGGTACTACGGCCCTACGAAGCGGATGGAGAGTGTTGGTCCTGTTGGTGTTGTACGCATCGCCAGTCATGCGCTGAATCCGCAAGTTGCGCGGCGGCTGTGGGATGAAAGTGAATGGCTCACTGATTTCAAATGGGCGTTTTACTAA
- a CDS encoding DUF882 domain-containing protein, whose translation MIAFGRSDFGKRLPGISMLVAAVLCAFFLTTIASASASTRTLKLYFTHTKERAEITFKRNGRYDKEGLRKLNNFLRDWRQNEPTKMDPELFDLIWEVYQKAGTSKYIHVVSAYRSPKTNNMLRKRSSGVAKNSQHTRGRAMDFFIPGVSTAKLRALGLRQHVGGVGYYPRSNTPFVHMDTGSVRHWPRMTRSQLVKVFPKGDTIHVPSDGKPLARYKQTLAEVKRRDSGRSTSVASRSSSSSKASARATSSNSGGGFFSRLFSNSDSNEASKPAPTPATKAPREREPDPSRRVENEFNAIPQPKVALLATQPAASPVPGAASPLALASITPYAKPKAETEAAPEVTEQNLNLFASARPRIKPQQIIQVAALPAATPAAPQRTPVIPQKVETPKDGIAAIIAATGEKTPDSLRPLVNSQLAYASPASGNDQAKNKFNKKSALSAQAPFAEQRLPNLLPPKPQPAQQTVISKAVHKAPLTGFHSAPKANAVLMLDPTWTARNRRTITMEHPDQNQLAVLMSPVTSVLKDALTQTPYRPIRKNINRGSAIAWLDSIYTGEMKVSSR comes from the coding sequence ATGATTGCATTCGGGCGCTCGGACTTTGGTAAACGTCTGCCTGGCATTTCAATGCTGGTCGCAGCTGTTCTTTGTGCGTTCTTCCTCACCACAATTGCTTCGGCTAGTGCGAGTACACGCACGCTAAAGCTGTACTTCACCCACACAAAAGAGCGGGCGGAAATCACCTTCAAGCGCAATGGTCGCTATGACAAAGAAGGCCTTCGCAAGCTCAACAACTTCCTGCGGGACTGGCGTCAGAACGAGCCAACCAAAATGGATCCTGAACTGTTTGACCTGATCTGGGAAGTGTACCAGAAGGCCGGTACAAGCAAGTACATCCATGTGGTCTCAGCATACCGCTCTCCTAAAACCAACAATATGCTCCGCAAGCGCTCCAGCGGTGTGGCTAAAAACAGCCAGCACACCAGAGGCCGTGCGATGGACTTCTTCATTCCAGGTGTAAGCACAGCAAAGCTGCGCGCTCTTGGTTTGCGTCAGCATGTTGGTGGCGTCGGGTACTACCCACGCTCAAACACACCGTTCGTTCACATGGACACAGGCTCGGTACGTCACTGGCCACGTATGACACGCTCTCAGCTGGTCAAGGTATTCCCGAAAGGCGATACCATTCACGTGCCATCTGATGGCAAGCCTTTGGCGCGCTACAAGCAGACCCTTGCTGAAGTGAAGCGCAGAGATTCAGGTCGTTCAACAAGCGTTGCAAGCCGCTCCAGCTCTTCATCCAAAGCAAGCGCAAGAGCAACGTCATCCAACAGCGGTGGCGGTTTCTTCTCTCGCCTGTTCAGCAACTCTGACAGCAATGAAGCAAGCAAACCAGCTCCTACACCAGCAACCAAGGCACCTCGTGAGCGTGAGCCTGATCCAAGCCGCCGTGTAGAAAACGAGTTCAATGCAATTCCGCAGCCAAAAGTGGCACTGCTGGCAACACAGCCAGCAGCAAGCCCAGTTCCGGGAGCGGCATCACCACTCGCGCTGGCGTCTATCACACCTTACGCCAAGCCTAAGGCTGAAACCGAAGCAGCGCCTGAAGTAACTGAGCAGAACCTCAATCTGTTCGCTTCCGCTCGCCCTCGCATCAAGCCACAGCAAATCATTCAGGTCGCCGCTTTGCCGGCGGCCACCCCTGCCGCACCTCAGCGCACGCCAGTTATTCCGCAAAAAGTGGAAACACCAAAAGATGGCATCGCGGCAATCATCGCAGCAACTGGCGAAAAAACGCCGGATAGCCTTCGCCCGCTTGTGAACTCACAGCTCGCATACGCTTCCCCAGCATCTGGAAACGATCAGGCTAAGAACAAGTTCAACAAGAAGTCCGCACTCTCCGCTCAGGCACCATTTGCTGAGCAGCGCTTGCCAAACCTCTTGCCGCCAAAGCCACAACCGGCGCAACAGACTGTGATCTCCAAAGCAGTTCATAAAGCACCGCTGACAGGCTTCCACTCCGCACCAAAAGCAAACGCAGTGCTGATGCTGGACCCAACCTGGACCGCAAGAAACCGCCGCACCATTACGATGGAACATCCTGATCAGAACCAACTGGCAGTTCTGATGTCACCGGTCACATCCGTTCTGAAAGACGCTCTGACCCAAACGCCATACCGCCCGATCCGCAAGAACATCAACCGCGGCTCAGCAATCGCATGGCTCGATTCCATCTACACAGGCGAAATGAAGGTCTCTTCCCGGTAA